The Methylopila sp. M107 genome contains the following window.
GGTATGCGTAGCGGTGGCGCTCCCGCGCGGCCTGCGGCGAGAACCGCTCGGGATCGAAGGCGTCGGGATCGTCCCACAGCATCGCGTGTCGATGAACCGCGTAGATCGGCACGTAGACCTGCGCGCCCGCGGCGAGCCGAATGGCGCCGACCGTGACGTCCCGCGCCGCCTCGCGGATCACGATGGCGGCCGGCGGGTAGAGCCGCATCGATTCCGACAGAACCTGCCGCGTGAAACTGAGCGCGCCGACATGTTCGGGGAGCACGGGGCCGTCCCCGACCACGCCGCGGACCTCCGCGCGGATCCGTTGGGCGGCTTCCGGATGCCGGTCGAGCAGGTAGAGCGTCCAGGTCAGCGCCAGCGCCGTCGTCTCGTGGCCGGCGTTGATGAAGGTGAGGATGTTGTCGGCGAGGTCGACGTCGCCCATCGCCTGGCCGGTCTCGGAGTCGCGCGCTTCCAGCAGCAGCGAGACGAGGTCGTTGCGGGCCTCGTCGCTCGCGCGCCGCCTCGCGATGATCCGGCCGATCTCGTCGCGCAGGAAGCGTCGGGCGCGGTCGCCGCGGCGGCGTCCGGGATAGGGCAGCCAGGCGGGCGCGCGGATGAGCGACATGGCGATCACCCAGCCGAGCGGGTCGAGATAGTCGGTGATGGCGCGCTCGACGCGGTGCGGGTCGCCGCCGCCGCCGAGCATGGTCTCGGCGATGATGTCGTAGGTCGTCAGCGTCATCTCGCGGGCGACGTCGACCTCGGCGCCGTTCAGGCCCCGCCACCGTTCGGCCGTCCGCTCGGCGGCCGCGGCCATCTGCGGCGCGAAGCCGAGAATGCGCTCGTTGCGGAAGGTCGGCGACGCGGTGCGCCGCTGCCAGCGCCAGTGCTCGCCCTCCGCCGTCAGCAGCCCCGTGCCGAGGGCTGGCTCCAGCGCGCGCCGCATCGTCTCGCCCTTCACGAAGGCGCCGGCCTGCTCGACCAGCACGAGGCGGATCAGCTCGGGGTCGCAAACGAAGACCGAGTCCCGGCCGGCGAGACGGCGGCGGTAGACGGGTTCGCGATAGACCGCCTCGGGCCAGGTCTCGATCGGATTGCGGACGGCCGCCGCCAGCAGCCGGAGCGTCGGCAGCGGCCGCATGGGCGGCGACACCCGGACGGGATGAACATTCCGATCGGTCATTCAGGACCTTACGGCGCTTTGGCGCCGCTTGCGACGACGCTCTCCATGAGATCGGCGGCGGTGCTGAACTGCCAGGCGTTGTTCACGGCCCCGAGCACGACCACGACGAGCGCCAGGCCGAGCGCCAGACGCCGTGCGGGCGTGAACCAGGACAGCGCCGCAAGGACGACCAGCATGGGGAGAAAATGCGGCGCATAGAGAAACGTCACGTCGCCATAGATGCTGTGGAGCGCCGTCTGCGCCAACAGCATGAGCCCGACTCCGATGGCGACCGTGCGGACCGACCGCTCGCGGAAAGCGGCGTAGATCCCGCAGCCCAGCAACGCGAGCCAGGCCGCGATCGCA
Protein-coding sequences here:
- a CDS encoding cytochrome P450 → MTDRNVHPVRVSPPMRPLPTLRLLAAAVRNPIETWPEAVYREPVYRRRLAGRDSVFVCDPELIRLVLVEQAGAFVKGETMRRALEPALGTGLLTAEGEHWRWQRRTASPTFRNERILGFAPQMAAAAERTAERWRGLNGAEVDVAREMTLTTYDIIAETMLGGGGDPHRVERAITDYLDPLGWVIAMSLIRAPAWLPYPGRRRGDRARRFLRDEIGRIIARRRASDEARNDLVSLLLEARDSETGQAMGDVDLADNILTFINAGHETTALALTWTLYLLDRHPEAAQRIRAEVRGVVGDGPVLPEHVGALSFTRQVLSESMRLYPPAAIVIREAARDVTVGAIRLAAGAQVYVPIYAVHRHAMLWDDPDAFDPERFSPQAARERHRYAYLPFGAGPRICIGMSFALVEATVILAALLRAFRPRLRPGFTPEPELRVTLRPGNGMPMTLEPIG